The sequence below is a genomic window from Colletotrichum destructivum chromosome 4, complete sequence.
CGACCGGGGACTTCCTCACGGGCGGCCGAAACCTCACGGAGGGCATCGCAGTAGGCGGACAGATCCGTAAGGATAACGAGGACGTGCTTCTCGAGCTGGTAAGCGTAGTATTCGGCGGTCGTGAGAGCGAGACGAGGAGTGATGATACGCTCGATACTACAGCACGGTCAGTCCATTCTTCTTTCGTCTATGCCTCGAGAAGGAATACTCACGTAGGGTCGTTGGCAAGGTTAAGGAAGAGGGTGACACGCTCCAGACTGCCGTTCTCCTCGAAGTCGCGCGTGAAGAATCTGGCCGTCTCCAAGTTGACACCCATGGCACCGAAAACGATGGAGAAGTTCTCCTCGTGACCGTCGTGGACGCCCTTGTTGGTGATTCCCTGCTTCTGTACCAAGCTGGCTTGTCTGCAGATCTGGGCGGCGATTTCGTTGTGCGGCAGACCGGACGAGGAGAAAATGGGGATCTTTTGGCCACGGGCGATGGAGTTCATGGTGTCGATGGCGGAGATACCGGTCGAGATCATCTCCTCAGGGTATTCCTGTAATACGTTAGAGTCCGTGGCAGACGCCATGGGGACAAAGGGGTGAGCATACACGGGAGAAGGGGTTGATGGGACTGCCGTTGATGTCGAGGTAGTCCTCGGCCAGGACCTTGGGGCCCTTGTCAATAGCTCGTCCAGAACCATCAAAGATACGACCAAGCATGTCCTCCGACACGCCGAGCTTCAAGCTCTGGCCGGTAAACTCGACTTTCGTCTGGTGGAAATTTAGCGCACGCATCCTTTTGTCGAAATAGCCGTGGTCTCATACCTTCTGGACATCGATGCCTGATGTGCCCTCGAAGACCTATTTTCCATCGTCAATCCATGTTTTTTTCGCATGATCGCTCGGCTCGCATACCTGGACGACGGCTCGGTCACCTGTAGATGGATTGTCAGCACGCAAGTCATTGCAGGTCAAAGTCGCAAGGGTAAATACCTCGGGCCTCAAGGACCTGACCCTGTCTGTTGGTTCCATCGGGCAGGGTCAAAGAGACGATCTCGTTGTATCTGGGGAATTTGACCTAGACACCAAGTCAGCGCCAGAACCCGAACATGAGTCTGCCACGTCCAGCGCGGCGGGCGACACGCACATTCTcaaggatgacgaggggTCCGTTGACACCGCCGACGGTGTTGTACCGAATTCTCGGCACGATCGAGTAGGAGGGCTCTCGGGGGTCACTCATTGCTTCTGACTTCAATGAGACAGCGCCCGAGTAGAAGACAATGCGTGTtgggtcgagggcgtcgattAGGAAGGGTGTGGGCGGGCGGATGAATGGAGACGTTGCAAGGCGACGGACGTAGCTGGAGGAGGTTGGCAGGTCGGTGCAGTCAGTGTCGTCGAATGCACAGCACTGGAGCTTGCTTCGTCTTTGGTGGAGCCCACTCCTCGGTAAGCTGGGTCACAGGTGGCGCTGATAAGATCAGTGGTCACCTCACAGTTCGCTCGTTCACTTTTGGGGGGGGCGCGGGCCTGGGAGCTTCCCAGTCAGCCACCAGTGTCGGTGTCAGTGTCAGCTTGGCTGGGCCTTAGCGTCAGTGTGGCTTGCAGTGACATCACATGACTGTGTCTCTTCGCTCTATCGCTCCCCCGCAGCATCTTGGAATTCATGTGGCTTGCAACATTCATAGGAGAAGGACATGTAATATAGGTTCAACAAGCAAATTGATTGTTTCGACGCAAATTCGATATCATGGATTGAATCTCCGTTATGCCGCGGCTTCACGCGTTCTGGCCCCCAGCACCGCCTTACCGACAGTGCTGTCGTTGGCCTTGCCCAGCTCGCCCGTGATCCACGCACCAATGTCCGACATGGCATCCAGATCGATGCCGGTATCCATGCCCAGACTTTCGATAAAGTAGATCATATTCTCCGTGGACACGTTCCCAGTAGCGCCGGGGCTGTACGGGCATCCCCCGAGCCCGCCAACACTGCTGTCAAACGTGCGGATGCCGTGCTCCAAGGAGACAGCCGTGTTCACCAGCGCCTGGCCGTACGTGTCGTGGAAGTGCATGGCGATGTCCTCGTTCCTGATGCCCGCAGCCCTCATGCAGTTCAGCAACTCCTTCGTCCGGGGCGCCGTGCCCATGCCCGTGGTGTCGCCGAGGGAAACCTCGTCAGCGCCCGACTCCAACAGCTCCGTCGAGATCTCGGCTACCTTGTGCGGGTCGACGTTGTAACCCTCAAAGGgacagccgaggacgacagAGACATACGCGCGGACGCGAAGGCCAGCGCCCTTTGCATCTCGGATGACGTCACGGAAACGTTCGAGTGATGTCGCAATGTCGCAGTTGAGGTTCTTTTTGGAAAAAGACTCGGTCGCGGCCGCAAATACGGCGACTTCGATGGCGGGCTTCGACTCGTCCGTCGACGGTTGGAGCTGCGATGCGAAAGCGCCGGGATACTTGCCCAGCAGCGCTTGGGCGTTCTGCAGTCCTTTGATATTCGGGGCGAGGAACGAGTACGATGTTTGCGACGGGGAGGAGATGTTTCGTGTGAGGATATGCTCGAGAATGTCGCTCGAATTGGCCATCTGCAGGGACCCAACGTCAATAACGACAGCTCCTCAAAATCGTCAGACCACTGTCTCTTTCTTCGACTTACCTGAGGCACCCATTTGGGCGAGACGAAAGAGCCGCCTTCAATCGTGGAAACGCCCGTCTTGGCGAGCCTCTCAATCAGTTCGATCTTCGTGCTGAGGGGTATCGTCTTTTTCTCGTTCTGCAGTCCATCGCGGgggccgacctcgacgagcttgacgTAGTTGTCGCGGGGCGGTTGCTGGATTGGGCCGCTGGCGGTCGCAAAACCCCTCGCAGGGCGAATTTGCGCCCTTCTGCAGGCCCTACAGATTGCTGGACGGATGGTGGCAAGCATTTTGAAGTTGAATTGTTCAAAGATTGTCAACGAGGGGTTGGTCGGCAAGCTTGTAAGGCAACTGAATGAGAGCTGGGGCGGAGAGAGCTTGGCCGCATATCATCGGCTTCTACGATGCCTCGGTCATGGGACGGACGCCCGGCACCATCTGCTGCCAGCTGGGAATCTTTCCAAGCCAAAATGCCGTCCCCCGATTTCTGCAACACCAACATCCTGCATCATGGCAAGTCGCATCTTCTTGCCCCCTTGGGTTGCTTGCACTTCTGTGTAAGGCCTCATCTGATTGGCTCCTTTATTCTGCCTCGGTGGTTGGCATGAGACTATTTTTCATACGAGACCACATCCAGTACTGTTGCAGTTCAGACTGCTGCGCCCTCCCTATGGGTGCTACTCTGTTATGCAGCCAGGCCTCACAGCAGGCGGACTTGACGACGAGTTGAACCAAGCGCGCTTTCTCCTGAAAATGCGTTTTAACTTTGGTCTCATGCGTCTAAGGCTTCTAGCGAAGCGTCCTCGGTGGTGCAGGTGCTGCTGTTTTCTTGGGAGTGAAGGTACTGAGTGACTGTTTGTCTTGTAACTAAGATGCTGCTCTTGTTCAATCATCCTGTTTGTGCTGTCCCCTGATCCTTGAACCTTTTCACTACGACTGATACTAAGAAATACAATGCTAAACACTCGGTATGGGAAATGGGGGGCTTGctgcccctcgtcgccctgaGTGACATATTCATGCCTCAGCTCGCAGCGGCTCAGGCACCGACGCAACCATCAATACCGGCCATCATGCCCACGCTGGCCGGCCCGTCAAGGCCCAGAACGATGCATTGGGATGAGATTTTCTCGAAAAAAAGGCCTTTTATTTTCGTGGTTATACGTGTATTCACTCTGAGCCCTAGGCCTTGCTGAGTGACCACAAAGATCCCGGGCAGAATGCACAAACTCCGCTATGCTGGGACAATTGTCGAAAAGCGCGTGCTCGTCGTTGCTACCAGGACGCTCGACGGCACAGGCACGacggccaccgccggcgtcatGACCGGCTGCTTCTGTTTAGCCCACGAGGCCATCAGAAAATGAGTGCCTCCGCCCCGGTTCTTCGGCAACCGGTGTTCAACTGACACGCCTCATCATGCACTGCCTCCGGATCGTTTGCCCGACTGAGGCAGCAAACTTGTTCACAAAacagcttctcgagggcTTCCGCCAGCAGCCATGGCGGCCGACAATGGCGGCTTCCCTCTCCAGACCGGAACAGCGATCACGTTGGAGAGCGtcgaggcgatggcggcggagacATCGAAGAAGAGTGGGCCtgacggcgctgccggcgTGTCATCCATTCTCCTAAGCCTATCTACTGTGGCCACTGCAGTGGGAATCTTGTCATTGTTGTTGTGAGTAGATGTCCAGTTACGTCTGATACGATATTGAGAGTTCGGAAGCTGCTCTTTGACGGTGATCACTCGTTCGGTTTTCAGACGATCTAGCTCATAACAAGCCAATACATACATTTCATCTTCATGACCAAGCCACATTCCAGCTGGCTGTTCCAAAGTTTTTTCTTATGTTCTTCGATCATACCTCTAGTCTACTTCCACGTAGAATCGCTAATGTGACAACTGGGCTCATAGGAAGACTACTCGTCCACTCAATCTGTCAGGCCAGGTTGCTTGCTTGCTCATCTCTCCTGGGTCTCACCACCACGAGGCACCCATGTTTACCTGCGCTGCACGCTCTACGTACACACACCATAGTCGACGCCAATGTCACACACTTCCCTATAACCACGTCGTGGGCATACAAGAGAGCCTGACCAGAAGATTCAAATCAAATAGAGACTCCCAAGAAGAACAGAGCTGTCTTTCGAAAACTTGGCACACaccccccccaccctccGGGCATACAGGGTTCAGACACCCAGTGAGAAGGGTGTTTGTTTACTTTCCCGGGTCCTTGCGGAGATACCTGACCAAGAACTGCCCCAGAACAGATTTTCCAGGACGAAAAGGTTCGACAATTTTTGTACTGACAGGTTATTTATAGCAGTTGGAGGTCCCACGTTGAAGATGCCACTCCCTAGATTGGGAATATGCACGGGATGATAGATATCGATCAGATGGGTGTTCTCGTGCAGGAGGCGGACAAACACAACGCCCCCCCTCTTGTCttgttgggggggggaggggagagtgGCAGCCGAAAATAAGGTTTGGGATTGGATGCAGGAACCCAATGGATCAATTAGTGCGTGCAACGCAACTGACGACCGTACCTCGACACTGGAAAAGACTGGGTCTAGCGCCCGTTGCAGCACATCCATTGGTCAGCTTGCTAAGCGTGGCATCCCCGTCTGTCAAACGGCGCGCAGATGCGTTTAAACCAACTACACACATATCAAGCATTTGACATATCCATCGTATCGAAGAGGAGGTAGAGAGGGGATAGAGAAGgagcgagagaaagacagaAGTAGAGAGTCTGCACATATAAAAAGAATACTGGGTAAAAAAAAACATTCGCTCGTCGGGTTGAAAACCATGGGTGTAGGACGTGAAGACACATGTACGGCCCGGCCAGGATGAAGGACTCCTGGCAGCTGCCAGACTGTGTGAAAAACATGACTCCCAAACTTTGATACGGAACCAAAGATCGCAAATTCTGGGAACATAGCCTGGAGGACGTAGGTCTTCCAATTGGAAGTATAATGGAGCACAGTGCGCCTGTCCATACATGTTGACGGGGGTCAGTCGCCCACTACCATGGCAAGACGAGCCGGTCTTGGGCGTGTGGCAGAAGGCGGCAGAAGAACGAGGATGCCCATTTTATCCCCAAAGTCTTATCATCTAGTCTAATTGTATAATAAGCTCTTGCGGTCTGAATTGAATAAATATGTACTCATTTGATGGAATCTGACTTAGTCTTGCTGATAAACTAACATCCACGTTTTCCATCTGTGCAGCATTCTCATCGGCGCCCTGGAAGACAGAGTACCAAACTATGCCACCCGCAGCCCACGTCCACCTGCCAATGCCCAGTTGAAACCCAGGAGGAACACTGTAAACTATGATCCAAGCGGTTCTCGTGTGCTCATCGGGGTTTCGACAACATGTTCGGAAGAGGGACACACCCCCTTACCCGTGACTGTGCTCGTGTACTCTCAAGCTAAGTCCCGGAGAAAGGTAAGGTTTGATCAGAACCAAGGACCAAGAACCAAGAACCAAGAATCGTCGTGAGTCTCTTTTGGACCGGAGTTGGGCTTCTGGACCCGGCTCTCTCTGGACTGAATACACCACATATTAAATGCTGCCAAGACCTCTCCTGCTCTTTCTCTTGCTTCTATCTCCATCGCAAACAACACACTCTTCACTTCTTCACCTATACACTTTTTCGATTCAAACTGCAACCGTTTGATACGTCCCATCCTCTTCAAGTCTATCAAGCGTCCTTTCGGTCGTCCCTCTTACATTCATCACTCGTTAATTCGTCTTTTCCACAACCACTCATCCTCAATTCATCCTGACATCCATTACTTCCCCATCTATCGATCCGATCACATCATCACATTCTTCAAAATGGATAACATGGGTAACGAGTTCGGCTTGACTGAACCCGAAATGGAGGCAATGACACAGATCCCTTTCAGCATGGAATTCACCGTCCCAAACACAGGGTACGATGATAGCTCCCTCTATCTCGGCTTCGGCAGTCCGGTAGACGGGTCCTCGTATGTTCCTGGTATGAGATTCTAccagcaggagcaggagcaggagcagtACGTGGACCCTCGGGCGCTGGAGCAGCATGAGCCCGCCTTCTGGAATCCTGATTTCGAGGGCAAGACGTTCCAGCAGCCCGAGGTCGCTATTTTCAGCCATGAACAGGGGCTTGAGGAGGCCGCCTTCAGTCACGCTCAGGGGCCTGAGGGTCCCATGACGATCGAACAAGCCATCTCTCACTACCTCCCTCTTGCCGATGACCTGAGGGCGGAACAAACacccgtcttcgtcgccgaccAGTCCCAAGAACCTGAATACTACGTGGTGGATCCCAAGGACAACGTCGAGGAAGGCACCGGGGAGGCCAGCGGGGCGGCCAGAAACGACGTTGAGGAGGTCTTCGAgaaggtcgtcgagcaggtcaTCGAAGAAGAGGTCCCCAGAGAAGCCAGCGCGGCAGCCCTCACGGATAGGGTCCTCGCTCCCAAAACCAAGGGCAACCGGGTGGCCAAGAAGGCCCGCAAGACTCCTCTCCGCACGGTCAAGGCCAACTCGTGCGAGCGCTGCCGCAGTAGCAAGACCAAGTGCGTGcgggaagacggcgccgcctcctgcGGGTCCTGCCTGAAGAAGGGCTTCCTGTGTCACGTCCTGGGCACCGACGGTCGCACTAACAAGACCAACAAGGACCGTCTGGAGGCCGCGAGCCTGGCCGTTGAGGAATTCTTCAGGGACGGTATCCTCCTCTGCAACGACGTCGCCCAGCGTCGCCTTGCCGACTTTGGGGACGAAAAGGTGACCTTCATCGGTCCAATGGTTCGGTCTACGAGCGACTATCAGTCGATCCGAAACGGCCTCTCCGGACAGATCGGACAGCAGCCGACGGTCGAATTCGGCGCCAGCCTCTTCCGCCCGCTCATCAACTACCATGATGCCAAGCTGTCGGAAACCCGCACTGTGCATCTTCCAAAGCTCAAGCAGTTGGCCCTGGATCAGGGCGAGATTCTCGCTGGCCTGATTAACATGGTCGTTTTCGGCAGCCGCTATCACGTCACAGCGGGGGCCGAGCTCATCTCTCAGCTGCTCTACTACAAGAGCGACTTGGGGTCGTTCCAAGCCCGCGTCCAGAAGTACTTCCCCGCCCCTGGCGAACCTCGCGACGTTTTCGAGCAGGTTCGTCAAGGTATCGAGCAGCGCATCCAAAAGGCGCTGGAGTAAGGCATCCGCATCTTGCTGGGTAGTGGTGTCGGCCATTCAGAGTGGACGCAAAGCAAGAAAAGggttgaagaagatgacgatgaagaacACTGATAATGACAATAATGAATATATGAAGGGAGGCTCGAGTTCGCGGCTCGGAAAGGCGGTGTTAATTACTCGATTCTTAGAGATACCTGGTGCGACAAGGCATCACACAGTTAGGGAGCTTGGAGTTTGGTGGGTTGATAACAACACACCGGTCTTTGCGATCAATGACAGTAACTTTATCTGTACAACATCGACTTGTCCCCCCTATGATGTGATGCATATCTGCGAAGCTCCCACTGCCGTAGATGCCTGTCCTCTGCCATATGAGCACCCTAAGCGCTTTTTGGACTCTCATCAGCCTCGTCCCATATAGGAGTGCTAATATTTGACATATCAAGTTCGCTTTGATACTCAGCATCAAGGTTTGAACCAATTGGACGATAGATTTGCTCGAAGTCTGAAAAGACACCGGACTACGAAGCCTAATGGTATTCAAAAAGATTAttggaaaaaaaagatgaaAAAAGGAcgaaaaaaggaaaagaaagcGCAACTCGGAAAAGAAGTAATACTGAGTGAAGtgaaaaggggggaaagaaaagtGACCAAAAGACTGTGAGTTCCGATAGAAACAGGGGAAAGCTTGGATGGAGACAGGAGAACTTCTCCGTCACCATTCCGCAAAGACAGTTGCGGCTCAACTTCCTCCGCTAGAGGATTTCATGCCGTTGACTAATCGTCTACAGCGATGAATATCATGAGAGCAGTCGCAAAGTTGAGCCTGAAGTTGGTGGCCGCTGAGGCTGAGCCATGCACTTGTATTTGTTTCTGGCTTTTCctctttttatttttttgtATCTGCATCGCGATACATCAAGAGTAGTTTGAGGGAGGGAAACATAAGAGCCGTCGATGCACAAAGATACCACGCTGGGACATGGACGGAAGTGAACCAAAGTCGGAGAGACCAGCGGAGGTTTGTTGGAACGATCAACGAGTTCGTCGTATTTATATCTGCGGATCAAGTCAATGACGGCGGCCTTTCCCCTTTACGAGCCGCAGGACACCCATTTTCATCCGCGGCCCAGAAGTCTCACCTCGAACCACCTAAAATACCGCCGTCGCCCAACACCCCCTGACCCAACGGTGAAACAAACCGTTGAACCGCTCCCAACTCCGCAAACCCCCATTTGCCCCCCTTCAAACCAGAATCTTAGCCTCGTTCTTCGGCCCCCTCTCCCCGAAGATCGTGCTGCCGACCCTCACCTCCCCACTACCCAGCTTCACGGCCCCTTCAAAATCCTCACTCATACCCATGCTCAGCTCCAGCTCCCGCCCCAGCCCGAGCTCCGCGGCCACCAGGTCTCGCTGCGCCCGCAGGCACAGGAAgtcctcgttctcgttctccgtcgtcgtcgcccggcTCCGGGCGATGGCTCCGATGGTCATTAGCCCCAGCAGTCGCAGCGCGGGGCACTCCTCCACGGCGCGGCATAGCGCCACCGTCTCCGCGCCCGGCGCCGCGCCCGACTTGGAGTCCTCGCCCGACGTGTTCACCTGCACGTGCACGCCGAGGGGCTCCACCGCCTGttcgggggagggggaggacgacgacgatatAAGCTCCGCGCGCGAGGCGTTAAGGAGCTGTACCTTCTTGAGGGTGTCCACGCTGGAGACGCAGAAGAGATTCGggatcttggccagcttcttggcgTGTGCTGTATCCAAAGGAAAATCCCACGTTAATCGTGCTTCAAAAGGTCGAAGGAGGGATGGGGGTTTTCGTACTCGACTGCAATCCGCCGATGAAATGCCACTGGATGCTCCTCGGCAGCATCTCCGCCTTCTGCCCCAGCTCCTGCGCGTAGTTCTCGCCGAAATGCacctgcggcggcgtcgcctgATGAAGCGCCAGGATGTCATTGGCCGGCTTCAGCTTGGAAACGGCGACCAGCCGGACCTAGTGGTTGTTATTTCCCTTCGTATCTCATCTTACACGACAACATGGAATGCTCACATTCCGccccgaggcggcggcggcaacgcgcTCCTGCACGGACTGCAATTGGGAAATGAGAGCCTTCGCTCTCGCCGGATCGATCTTCATTTCGGGCTGGGCGTCAGTCATTGCAGGCCCTGGTAAGTGTTGTGTTGTGGTGAGAGCGGAAGGTGAGACAGATATATGGATGTGGAGGTGAGGTTGAAAGTGCATAGTCATGAATTTCCACCATCTTCCAAAGGCGGGCTGCTGGTGCACTAACAAAAGTGGATACATACCCACGCAAAAAGCAACAGAGTTTAGTGGGGTTTCTGTTAGCGCGGTCAGTTCATGTCATGTATGTAGGCAGGAGGTACGTTTAGTTCAGCATTGAAACTGTCGTTGATTTGCATCTTTTTCATGGTTGTCTAGAatttttctctccttttgTTTTACTTTGTTTGTTATGATCATTGTCCCGTTACTACCTCTTCCAGTTTCCTATGATCCTGCATATCTAGTATCAAACCAGATTTGGCATGCAATCTCTTTAGACCAAAGCACCACGACCTCCGACTCTCAGTAGAGCCTCCTTCTGCTCGGGGCTGATCTCAGCGGCGGGAATTTCCAGCTGTCCAGGCTTCTCCGGCGCCTCCAGGAAACCAATGGCAATGAGGTAGCTCAGATAGCGACCGACAGTCTCATCCTTGACAGCACCCCCGGCGGAGAGGTCCTCTCCGGtcagctcggcgtcgctgCGGAGGGCAGCCGCGGCGTTGACATCGTCGAGCTCGGGGGCGATAGAGTCGGCGGGAAGATCGGTAGTTGCGAGGTGGTAAAGACCCATCCTGTGCTTCGTTAGCGCTGTTTGTTCACCAAATAAAACCCTCAACGGCGTAACTTACAGGGCGTGCTCCTTGCCCTCAGCGACGTAGTCCTGCAGGCTCTTGCTCCATTGGCTGTACTCCACCTCGGGTACGTTGTAGCCGTACTTTTCCAACGCGCTCAGATACGTTCGGAAGGTCAGTCTGGGGTGGCTCGTCACCTGCGCGAcgccgagcggctggcgaggGGGGTGCAGCGCCGAGGCAacgacgagacgggcgaCGTGATCGACAGGCACCATGTTGATGGTGTTCTCGATCTTAGGCCTCGAGTTGAGCTGGATGCAGCCCTTAAGCATTCTCAGCAGGAAATCGTCCGTGTTGCTGGTGCCAGAGTGTTGCTCGCCGGTGATGTAGCCGGGTCTAACAATCGTGCCGGTCAGGCCTCTCTTACCGGCATTGCGGACAAGGTATTCGGCAACCCACTTGGTGGAGCCGTAGCCATTGCCAAGGTTCTTGGAGCTACCCGAGAGgtcatcctcc
It includes:
- a CDS encoding Putative ATPase, F1/V1/A1 complex, alpha/beta subunit, nucleotide-binding domain-containing protein; protein product: MSDPREPSYSIVPRIRYNTVGGVNGPLVILENVKFPRYNEIVSLTLPDGTNRQGQVLEARGDRAVVQVFEGTSGIDVQKTKVEFTGQSLKLGVSEDMLGRIFDGSGRAIDKGPKVLAEDYLDINGSPINPFSREYPEEMISTGISAIDTMNSIARGQKIPIFSSSGLPHNEIAAQICRQASLVQKQGITNKGVHDGHEENFSIVFGAMGVNLETARFFTRDFEENGSLERVTLFLNLANDPTIERIITPRLALTTAEYYAYQLEKHVLVILTDLSAYCDALREVSAAREEVPGRRGYPGYMYTDLSTIYERAGRVSGRNGSITQVPILTMPNEDITHPIPDLTGYITEGQIFVDRGLYNRGIYPPINVLPSLSRLMKSAIGEGMTRKDHGDVSNQLYAKYAIGRDAAAMKAVVGEEALSAEDKLSLEFLEKFERQFINQGQYEARTIYESLDLAWSLLRLYPKELLNRIPGKILNEFYQRAAKEAKDKGKQRAQVQQNEENLIDA
- a CDS encoding Putative zn(2)Cys(6) fungal-type DNA-binding domain-containing protein, with the protein product MDNMGNEFGLTEPEMEAMTQIPFSMEFTVPNTGYDDSSLYLGFGSPVDGSSYVPGMRFYQQEQEQEQYVDPRALEQHEPAFWNPDFEGKTFQQPEVAIFSHEQGLEEAAFSHAQGPEGPMTIEQAISHYLPLADDLRAEQTPVFVADQSQEPEYYVVDPKDNVEEGTGEASGAARNDVEEVFEKVVEQVIEEEVPREASAAALTDRVLAPKTKGNRVAKKARKTPLRTVKANSCERCRSSKTKCVREDGAASCGSCLKKGFLCHVLGTDGRTNKTNKDRLEAASLAVEEFFRDGILLCNDVAQRRLADFGDEKVTFIGPMVRSTSDYQSIRNGLSGQIGQQPTVEFGASLFRPLINYHDAKLSETRTVHLPKLKQLALDQGEILAGLINMVVFGSRYHVTAGAELISQLLYYKSDLGSFQARVQKYFPAPGEPRDVFEQVRQGIEQRIQKALE
- a CDS encoding Putative pyridoxal phosphate homeostasis protein; translation: MYPLLLVHQQPAFGRWWKFMTMHFQPHLHIHISVSPSALTTTQHLPGPAMTDAQPEMKIDPARAKALISQLQSVQERVAAAASGRNVRLVAVSKLKPANDILALHQATPPQVHFGENYAQELGQKAEMLPRSIQWHFIGGLQSTHAKKLAKIPNLFCVSSVDTLKKVQLLNASRAELISSSSSPSPEQAVEPLGVHVQVNTSGEDSKSGAAPGAETVALCRAVEECPALRLLGLMTIGAIARSRATTTENENEDFLCLRAQRDLVAAELGLGRELELSMGMSEDFEGAVKLGSGEVRVGSTIFGERGPKNEAKILV
- a CDS encoding Putative pyruvate carboxyltransferase, aldolase-type TIM barrel, HMG-CoA lyase, whose product is MLATIRPAICRACRRAQIRPARGFATASGPIQQPPRDNYVKLVEVGPRDGLQNEKKTIPLSTKIELIERLAKTGVSTIEGGSFVSPKWVPQMANSSDILEHILTRNISSPSQTSYSFLAPNIKGLQNAQALLGKYPGAFASQLQPSTDESKPAIEVAVFAAATESFSKKNLNCDIATSLERFRDVIRDAKGAGLRVRAYVSVVLGCPFEGYNVDPHKVAEISTELLESGADEVSLGDTTGMGTAPRTKELLNCMRAAGIRNEDIAMHFHDTYGQALVNTAVSLEHGIRTFDSSVGGLGGCPYSPGATGNVSTENMIYFIESLGMDTGIDLDAMSDIGAWITGELGKANDSTVGKAVLGARTREAAA